A portion of the Lysinibacillus timonensis genome contains these proteins:
- a CDS encoding sensor histidine kinase, translated as MRRLSLQKKILLLSLSLSFLIILLLTTYYTYMNSKQIAEDRGRLALELSKSISFMPTIITAFGTENPSKTIQPLVEKIRQETGAEFIVVGNKDRIRYSHPEEAEIGKQMVGGDSERALETGEYYISEARGSLGLSMRGKSPIFNEKGEIIGVVSVGFLVEDIEQQIFKDISKELGISLFTLLASLLGSYLLSKSIRKDTLGLDPYEIANLYKEKNAVLHSVKEGILSIDKNGMITSMNQRAKKLLGINGSVRHMKVDELFPSRHLYDVLESGEPRFDRELTWKNKTIIVSCTPIFNEKGVGGVVALFREKTEIEQMINALSEMKTYSEELRAQTHEFTNKLYVLSGLLQLGEYDEAIDMIQGETSVLEFQNQIVFEQIKDTKVQAILLGKLGKASEKKIVFDIDSESYIDKLPNHIRLSQLTLILGNIIDNAFEAVSNISKPVVKFFATDIGDDIIFEISDNGKGISEEDMPSLFERGFTSKIGEAPRGYGLSNADDAVKELGGIIEVQNTQDNTVFTVYLPKKLLGGGKQ; from the coding sequence ATGAGGAGATTATCGTTACAAAAAAAGATTCTGTTATTATCATTATCCCTAAGTTTTTTAATCATTCTCCTACTAACAACTTACTATACTTACATGAATAGTAAGCAAATAGCAGAAGACAGAGGTCGGTTGGCTTTAGAATTATCAAAATCAATTTCATTTATGCCAACAATTATCACAGCATTCGGAACAGAGAATCCTTCCAAGACGATACAACCTTTAGTCGAGAAAATTCGTCAGGAAACAGGTGCTGAATTTATTGTTGTTGGCAATAAAGATAGAATTCGTTATTCACACCCGGAAGAAGCAGAAATCGGAAAGCAAATGGTGGGTGGAGATAGTGAGAGGGCGCTTGAAACTGGTGAATATTATATTTCAGAAGCTCGGGGTTCTCTAGGTCTCTCTATGAGAGGGAAATCCCCTATATTTAATGAGAAGGGGGAAATAATAGGGGTCGTTTCAGTCGGCTTTTTAGTTGAGGATATTGAACAACAAATATTTAAGGATATTTCCAAAGAATTAGGTATTTCATTATTTACACTATTAGCATCATTATTAGGTAGCTATTTGTTATCCAAAAGTATTCGTAAGGACACTTTAGGATTAGACCCTTATGAAATTGCTAATCTCTATAAAGAAAAAAATGCTGTATTGCATTCTGTAAAAGAAGGTATTTTATCAATTGATAAAAATGGCATGATTACATCAATGAATCAGAGGGCTAAAAAGTTACTAGGAATCAACGGATCAGTTCGTCATATGAAAGTGGATGAATTATTTCCTTCAAGGCACTTATACGATGTTTTGGAGTCGGGAGAGCCAAGATTTGATAGGGAACTAACGTGGAAAAATAAAACAATCATTGTTAGTTGTACACCCATCTTCAATGAAAAAGGTGTTGGGGGAGTAGTTGCTTTATTTCGAGAGAAAACAGAAATTGAACAAATGATTAACGCACTTTCTGAGATGAAAACCTATTCGGAGGAACTAAGAGCACAGACTCATGAATTTACGAATAAATTATACGTATTATCTGGATTATTACAACTAGGTGAGTACGACGAAGCAATCGATATGATTCAAGGTGAAACATCTGTATTAGAATTTCAGAACCAAATCGTTTTTGAACAGATAAAGGACACAAAAGTTCAAGCAATCTTACTGGGGAAATTAGGAAAGGCATCTGAGAAAAAGATTGTATTTGATATTGATTCAGAGAGTTACATAGATAAGCTACCTAATCACATAAGGCTATCTCAATTAACGCTTATCCTAGGCAATATAATTGATAATGCATTTGAAGCAGTTTCAAATATAAGTAAACCGGTGGTAAAGTTTTTTGCAACGGATATTGGCGACGATATTATCTTTGAAATAAGTGACAATGGAAAAGGTATTTCAGAAGAAGATATGCCATCACTATTCGAAAGAGGTTTTACATCAAAAATAGGGGAAGCCCCAAGAGGGTACGGTCTTTCAAATGCTGATGATGCTGTAAAAGAACTAGGTGGCATTATAGAAGTGCAAAACACACAAGACAACACTGTATTTACAGTATACCTACCAAAGAAACTGTTAGGAGGGGGAAAACAGTGA
- the rpsI gene encoding 30S ribosomal protein S9: protein MAQVQYIGTGRRKSSVARVRLVPGEGKIVINNRNIEDYLPFETLHLIINQPLEATQTKGSYDVFVNVNGGGFTGQAGAIRHGIARALLQVDPDFRPALKSAGLLTRDPRMKERKKYGLKGARRAPQFSKR from the coding sequence TTGGCACAAGTTCAATATATCGGCACAGGTCGTCGTAAAAGCTCAGTAGCTCGTGTACGTTTAGTACCAGGCGAAGGCAAAATTGTTATCAATAACCGTAACATCGAAGACTACTTACCATTCGAAACTTTACACTTAATCATTAACCAACCATTAGAAGCAACTCAAACTAAAGGTAGCTATGATGTATTTGTAAACGTAAATGGTGGTGGATTCACAGGTCAAGCTGGAGCAATCCGTCATGGTATCGCTCGTGCGTTACTACAAGTTGACCCAGATTTCCGTCCAGCTTTAAAATCTGCTGGATTATTAACTCGCGACCCTCGTATGAAAGAACGTAAAAAATACGGTCTTAAAGGCGCTCGTCGTGCACCTCAGTTCTCAAAACGTTAA
- the rplM gene encoding 50S ribosomal protein L13, which yields MRTTFMAKGHEVERKWLVVDAEGQTLGRLASEVASILRGKHKPTFTPNVDTGDFVIVINADKIHLTGNKFEDKLYRHHTMFAGGLKTRTAGEMLEKYPTRMIELAVKGMLPKNSLGRKMFGKLNVYAGSEHPHAAQKPESYTLRG from the coding sequence ATGCGTACAACATTCATGGCTAAAGGTCACGAAGTAGAGCGTAAATGGTTAGTAGTTGACGCAGAAGGCCAAACTCTTGGACGTCTAGCTTCTGAAGTAGCTTCTATCTTACGCGGTAAACATAAACCAACATTCACACCAAACGTTGACACTGGTGATTTTGTAATTGTTATCAATGCTGACAAAATTCACTTAACAGGTAACAAATTTGAAGATAAATTATATCGTCACCATACTATGTTCGCAGGTGGTTTAAAAACACGTACTGCTGGCGAAATGTTAGAAAAATACCCAACAAGAATGATCGAATTAGCAGTAAAAGGGATGCTTCCTAAAAACTCTTTAGGTCGTAAAATGTTCGGTAAACTTAACGTTTATGCAGGTTCAGAACATCCACATGCTGCACAAAAACCAGAAAGCTATACGCTTCGCGGATAA
- the truA gene encoding tRNA pseudouridine(38-40) synthase TruA yields the protein MRRLKATISYDGTHFSGYQVQPGERTVQLELEKVLTKMHKGEMVRVTASGRTDSKVHATGQVIHFDTPLLIPVERYQKALNVQLPRDIRVLQIEEVEDDFHARFSVKGKRYRYIWNCEPVQSPFRRYYAVDTNGVKPDVKRMQEAAQHILGTHDFTCFCAANTSVVDKVRTVYSLEFEWHADELHMIIEGNGFLYNMVRIIAGTLWEVGVGKREAINVKAVVESMEREQAGKTAPPYGLYLEEVFY from the coding sequence TTGCGCCGTCTTAAAGCGACAATTAGTTACGATGGGACGCACTTTTCCGGCTACCAAGTTCAGCCGGGAGAGCGCACGGTTCAGCTTGAATTGGAAAAGGTATTAACAAAAATGCATAAGGGCGAAATGGTGCGCGTTACAGCTAGTGGTCGTACGGATTCAAAAGTGCATGCTACTGGACAAGTTATTCATTTTGATACCCCCCTTTTAATTCCAGTTGAGCGTTATCAAAAAGCGTTAAATGTTCAATTGCCACGTGATATTCGGGTACTGCAAATAGAAGAAGTAGAAGATGACTTTCATGCCCGTTTTAGCGTAAAAGGGAAACGGTATCGATATATATGGAATTGTGAACCTGTACAAAGCCCTTTTAGAAGATATTACGCAGTTGATACGAACGGAGTAAAACCTGATGTGAAAAGAATGCAGGAAGCTGCACAGCATATTTTAGGAACACATGACTTTACATGCTTTTGTGCGGCCAATACAAGTGTAGTAGACAAAGTTCGAACAGTTTATTCACTTGAATTTGAATGGCATGCAGATGAGCTTCATATGATTATTGAGGGAAATGGATTCCTCTATAACATGGTCAGGATCATCGCAGGAACGCTTTGGGAAGTCGGGGTAGGTAAAAGGGAAGCTATTAATGTGAAAGCAGTTGTAGAGTCAATGGAGCGTGAACAAGCAGGGAAAACAGCCCCTCCATATGGGCTATATTTAGAAGAAGTTTTTTATTAA
- a CDS encoding energy-coupling factor transporter transmembrane protein EcfT → MMEKMIFGRYIPGNSFVHLLDPRSKLIFVFAFIIVVFIANNTVTYGVLLAFTLLIILLSRIRLYFLINGLKPVLILLVFTFLIHILFTREGNIIFELGFFKVYEEGLRQGIFISIRFVVLVFVTSILTLTTSPISITDGIEVLLNPLKKMKLPVHELALMMSIALRFIPTLMDETDKIMKAQMARGSDLSAGPLKDRIKAVVPLLVPLFVSAFKRAEDLATAMEVRGYRGGEGRTRYRRLKWDWRDTVSVLVLAVLASLLIYLRT, encoded by the coding sequence ATGATGGAAAAGATGATTTTTGGGCGATATATTCCTGGGAATTCATTTGTCCATTTACTCGACCCACGTTCGAAATTGATTTTTGTATTTGCTTTTATAATCGTCGTATTTATCGCTAACAATACCGTAACATACGGTGTATTATTAGCCTTTACACTTTTGATCATTTTATTATCACGTATACGTCTATATTTTTTAATTAATGGGTTAAAACCCGTATTAATATTATTAGTGTTTACCTTTCTTATACACATTCTATTTACTAGAGAGGGTAATATCATTTTTGAACTAGGCTTCTTTAAAGTATATGAAGAAGGGTTAAGACAAGGGATATTTATTTCAATTCGATTTGTAGTACTTGTGTTTGTTACATCCATTCTTACCTTAACGACATCACCTATCTCGATTACAGACGGTATTGAAGTATTATTAAATCCGTTAAAGAAAATGAAATTGCCTGTACATGAATTAGCATTAATGATGTCGATTGCGCTTCGCTTCATCCCTACACTGATGGATGAGACAGATAAGATTATGAAGGCTCAAATGGCCCGTGGTTCAGATTTAAGTGCTGGCCCATTGAAAGATCGTATAAAGGCTGTTGTTCCGTTACTCGTACCATTGTTTGTTAGCGCTTTTAAACGAGCAGAAGACCTTGCTACCGCTATGGAGGTTCGAGGTTATCGTGGAGGGGAAGGACGCACACGTTATCGTCGTTTAAAATGGGACTGGAGAGATACAGTGAGTGTTTTAGTTTTAGCTGTATTAGCATCCCTACTGATATATTTACGTACATAG
- a CDS encoding energy-coupling factor ABC transporter ATP-binding protein, giving the protein MDIKLQQVSYAYSIGTPFEKHALFDIDLEIPSGTYQAIIGHTGSGKSTILQHFNGLLKPSKGEVHIGNRVIVAGKKSKELKAVRQKVGIVFQFPEHQLFEETVLKDIMFGPMNFGVSEEEASRRAQDLIQLVGLPDTVLDKSPFDLSGGQMRRVAIAGVLAMEPEVIVLDEPTAGLDPRGQRDIMDMFYQLHKERGLTTILVTHSMEDAARYADNLAIMHEGHCVLTGTPRDIFADAQTLENYRLELPRIVSFQQKIEKMIGKKLSKICLTEEELANEIAQVVKGESGNQ; this is encoded by the coding sequence ATGGATATCAAACTTCAACAAGTAAGCTATGCATATTCAATTGGGACTCCTTTTGAAAAGCATGCATTATTTGATATTGATTTAGAAATTCCGTCTGGAACTTACCAAGCAATTATAGGTCATACTGGCTCAGGTAAATCAACAATATTACAACATTTTAATGGCCTTTTGAAGCCTTCAAAAGGTGAAGTACATATTGGGAATCGCGTAATAGTTGCTGGTAAAAAATCGAAAGAGTTAAAAGCTGTTCGTCAAAAGGTAGGTATCGTTTTTCAATTTCCTGAGCATCAATTATTTGAAGAAACCGTGTTAAAAGATATTATGTTTGGTCCAATGAACTTTGGTGTTTCAGAGGAAGAGGCTAGTCGGCGTGCTCAGGATTTAATTCAACTTGTTGGGTTACCTGATACTGTTTTAGATAAGTCACCATTTGATCTATCTGGAGGACAAATGCGACGTGTGGCCATTGCGGGAGTACTCGCAATGGAACCTGAAGTGATTGTCCTAGACGAACCAACAGCAGGTTTAGACCCGAGAGGACAAAGAGATATTATGGACATGTTTTATCAGCTCCATAAAGAACGAGGGCTTACGACAATACTTGTAACACATAGTATGGAAGATGCTGCCCGCTATGCTGATAATTTAGCTATTATGCATGAGGGACACTGTGTTTTAACAGGAACTCCAAGAGATATATTTGCGGATGCACAAACGTTAGAGAACTATCGATTAGAATTACCTCGTATCGTAAGTTTCCAACAAAAAATAGAAAAGATGATAGGGAAGAAACTATCCAAAATCTGTTTAACTGAAGAGGAACTAGCAAATGAAATTGCTCAGGTAGTTAAAGGGGAGAGTGGGAATCAATGA
- a CDS encoding energy-coupling factor ABC transporter ATP-binding protein translates to MNEILSFNNVSFSYTPEVDDARKAVENVSFSINEGEWIAIVGHNGSGKSTMVKIISGLLFPQEGEVRVLRNVLTEENLWDTRSNIGMVFQNPDNQFVGATVQDDVAFALENNGVPYDDMVERVHTSLKQVKMDKFLNHEPHHLSGGQKQRVAIAGALAMRPKILILDEATAMLDPQGRDEVLQTVRQLRNEIGLTVLSITHDVEEALLADRILFMNDGKKYAEGTPQEIFTLGDKLVEFGLELPFAMRMTKLLQENGVHLKGEHMTEEELVNDLWISNFNK, encoded by the coding sequence GTGAATGAAATTTTATCGTTTAATAATGTTAGTTTTTCATATACACCTGAGGTAGATGATGCACGTAAAGCAGTGGAAAACGTATCTTTTTCAATTAATGAAGGAGAATGGATAGCTATTGTTGGGCATAATGGATCAGGTAAATCAACAATGGTAAAAATTATTTCTGGATTATTGTTTCCTCAAGAAGGTGAAGTTCGAGTTCTACGAAACGTATTAACAGAAGAGAATCTATGGGATACTCGAAGTAATATTGGAATGGTCTTTCAAAATCCGGACAACCAATTTGTCGGTGCAACTGTACAAGATGATGTTGCTTTTGCTTTAGAGAATAATGGAGTTCCTTATGATGATATGGTAGAGCGAGTGCATACTTCGTTAAAGCAAGTTAAGATGGACAAGTTTTTAAATCATGAACCGCACCATCTATCTGGTGGTCAAAAGCAACGTGTAGCGATTGCTGGAGCCCTTGCTATGCGCCCTAAAATATTAATTCTTGATGAGGCAACAGCAATGCTTGATCCGCAGGGGCGTGATGAAGTACTTCAAACGGTTCGACAATTGCGTAATGAAATCGGCTTAACTGTCCTATCCATTACACATGATGTTGAAGAAGCATTGTTAGCCGATCGCATCCTATTTATGAATGATGGTAAGAAATATGCTGAAGGTACACCTCAAGAAATTTTCACTTTAGGTGATAAACTAGTAGAGTTTGGCCTTGAATTACCATTTGCAATGAGAATGACGAAATTATTACAAGAAAATGGTGTTCACCTAAAAGGGGAACATATGACAGAAGAAGAGTTGGTGAATGATCTATGGATATCAAACTTCAACAAGTAA
- the rplQ gene encoding 50S ribosomal protein L17, whose protein sequence is MGYRKLGRTSSQRKALLRDLATDLIINERIETTEARAKELRSVVEKMITLGKRGDLHARRQAAAFIRREVVTTTDEEGNETSSFALQKLFNDVAPRYAERQGGYTRILKVGPRRGDGAPVVVIELV, encoded by the coding sequence TACAGAAAACTTGGTCGTACAAGTTCTCAACGTAAAGCGTTGTTACGTGATTTAGCTACTGACTTAATCATTAACGAGCGCATTGAAACAACTGAAGCACGTGCGAAAGAACTACGCTCTGTTGTTGAAAAAATGATTACTTTAGGTAAGCGTGGAGATTTACATGCTCGTCGTCAAGCTGCTGCATTTATCCGCCGCGAAGTTGTTACTACAACTGACGAAGAAGGTAATGAAACATCTTCATTTGCACTACAAAAGTTATTTAACGATGTAGCGCCACGTTATGCAGAACGTCAAGGTGGTTACACACGTATCCTTAAAGTAGGTCCTCGCCGTGGTGACGGTGCGCCAGTAGTAGTAATTGAATTAGTTTAA